One Sphingobium sp. Z007 genomic region harbors:
- a CDS encoding 5'-methylthioadenosine/S-adenosylhomocysteine nucleosidase, with translation MRFIALALLALALPSQALARKMDSTPRTVVMTAFLPEWDALVKSVDRPKRHQINGMTFLTGRMAGKPVLLMQSGVSMVNAAMNTQLVLDHFTVRRIVFSGIAGGVDPGLSIGDVIVPQDWAQYLEVSFARKNGDGWTVPEAVDANAPANWGMMFPRGVRVGNAREAVKRHYSFGVDPALLQLAQKVAGDVKLERCIQGQGAASACLPHDPKIVVGGTGVSAGVFADNAEFRDYLASAWKARVLDMESAAVAQVAYANGVPVIVFRSLSDLAGGDAGENQMVAFMALASVNSAHVVRAFVAALPD, from the coding sequence ATGCGTTTTATCGCCCTCGCGCTGCTGGCGCTTGCCCTTCCCTCTCAAGCCCTCGCGCGCAAAATGGACAGCACGCCGCGCACCGTGGTCATGACCGCCTTCCTGCCCGAATGGGATGCGCTGGTGAAGTCGGTGGACAGGCCCAAGCGCCACCAGATCAACGGCATGACCTTCCTGACCGGCCGGATGGCCGGCAAGCCGGTGCTGCTGATGCAGAGCGGCGTTAGCATGGTGAACGCTGCGATGAATACGCAACTGGTGCTGGATCACTTCACCGTGCGGCGCATCGTCTTTTCCGGCATCGCTGGCGGCGTCGATCCCGGCCTGTCGATCGGCGACGTCATCGTGCCGCAGGACTGGGCGCAATATCTCGAAGTCTCCTTCGCCCGCAAAAATGGCGACGGATGGACCGTCCCCGAAGCGGTGGACGCCAACGCGCCGGCCAATTGGGGCATGATGTTCCCGCGCGGGGTGCGCGTTGGCAATGCGCGCGAGGCGGTAAAGCGTCACTATAGTTTCGGCGTCGATCCCGCCCTGCTGCAACTGGCGCAGAAAGTGGCGGGCGACGTGAAGCTGGAACGCTGCATCCAGGGCCAGGGCGCAGCGTCCGCCTGCCTGCCGCATGATCCCAAGATCGTGGTCGGCGGGACTGGTGTCAGCGCCGGCGTATTCGCCGACAATGCCGAGTTTCGCGATTATCTGGCCAGCGCGTGGAAGGCGCGGGTGCTGGACATGGAAAGCGCGGCGGTCGCGCAGGTCGCCTATGCCAATGGCGTGCCGGTCATCGTCTTCCGCAGCCTGTCGGACCTGGCCGGCGGCGATGCGGGCGAGAATCAGATGGTCGCCTTCATGGCCTTGGCGTCGGTCAACAGCGCCCATGTCGTGCGCGCCTTCGTCGCGGCGCTGCCTGACTGA
- a CDS encoding NCS2 family permease yields the protein MTPSQVADHHPPEAPTSRLDRYFALNQRGTSVRTEVLAGVTTFLTMAYIVLVNPAILGAAGMPVAAVAAATCFAAAFASILMGLTANVPLALAPGMGLNAYFAFTVVGQMGVPWPIALGCVFLSGVAFLILTLTGVRQLIVAVIPTYLFAAVAGGIGLFIGFIGLKNAGIVGANPATFVALGDLKAPGAALALLGLLVIGTLSVWNVRGAMLIGIVATTIVGWLTGMVTVKPEPYSLDALTGTAFQLDLPGVFGLTGSHGLGLLEILFVFLFVDLFDNIGTLVAVTKRAGLMDAAGKIPGLNRILITDAVATIVGSMAGTSTVTSYVESAAGVQAGGRTGLTAVVTGILFLLTMFVAPYAQLVPLAATAPALIIVGGLMLVPLTEVEWEDPMSAIPAFLTVAMIPLTFSIANGLAFGITAHAALKALRGTATRKDWFLFLLAGLFVIRFVWMGAA from the coding sequence ATGACGCCATCGCAGGTCGCGGATCACCATCCGCCAGAAGCGCCGACAAGCCGGCTGGACCGCTATTTCGCCCTCAACCAGCGCGGCACGTCGGTGCGGACGGAGGTTTTGGCGGGGGTCACCACCTTCCTGACCATGGCCTATATCGTGCTGGTCAACCCGGCGATCCTGGGCGCGGCCGGGATGCCGGTGGCGGCGGTAGCGGCAGCCACCTGCTTTGCGGCTGCCTTTGCTTCGATCCTGATGGGCCTGACCGCCAATGTGCCTTTGGCGCTGGCGCCGGGCATGGGATTGAACGCCTATTTCGCCTTTACCGTGGTCGGGCAGATGGGCGTGCCCTGGCCGATCGCGCTGGGCTGCGTCTTCCTGTCCGGCGTCGCGTTCCTGATCCTGACGCTGACCGGGGTGCGGCAATTGATCGTGGCGGTCATCCCCACCTATCTTTTTGCCGCCGTGGCGGGCGGCATCGGCCTGTTCATCGGTTTCATCGGCCTGAAAAATGCCGGGATCGTGGGTGCCAATCCGGCGACCTTCGTGGCGCTGGGCGACCTCAAAGCCCCCGGCGCGGCGCTGGCGTTGCTGGGGCTGTTGGTGATCGGCACGCTCAGTGTCTGGAATGTGCGCGGCGCAATGCTGATCGGCATCGTCGCGACCACGATCGTCGGCTGGCTGACCGGCATGGTGACGGTCAAGCCCGAACCCTATAGTCTGGATGCGCTGACCGGCACGGCGTTCCAACTGGACCTGCCTGGCGTGTTCGGGCTGACCGGCAGCCATGGCCTCGGTCTGCTCGAAATCCTGTTCGTGTTCCTGTTCGTGGATCTGTTCGACAATATCGGGACGCTGGTGGCGGTGACCAAGCGCGCCGGGCTAATGGACGCGGCGGGCAAGATTCCGGGCCTCAACCGCATATTGATTACCGACGCGGTCGCCACCATCGTCGGGTCGATGGCGGGGACCAGCACCGTCACCTCCTATGTCGAAAGTGCCGCGGGCGTGCAGGCGGGCGGGCGCACCGGACTGACGGCGGTCGTCACCGGCATCCTGTTCCTGTTGACGATGTTCGTTGCCCCCTATGCGCAACTGGTGCCGCTGGCGGCGACGGCACCCGCGCTCATCATCGTCGGGGGCCTGATGCTGGTGCCGCTGACGGAGGTTGAGTGGGAAGACCCGATGTCGGCGATTCCCGCCTTCCTGACCGTGGCGATGATCCCGCTGACCTTCTCGATCGCCAACGGCCTGGCCTTTGGCATCACCGCTCATGCGGCGCTCAAGGCGCTGCGCGGGACGGCCACCCGCAAAGACTGGTTCCTGTTCCTGCTGGCCGGCCTTTTCGTCATTCGCTTCGTCTGGATGGGAGCCGCCTGA
- a CDS encoding AtzE family amidohydrolase, with the protein MMGAMAIAQSVRSGRLSATHMLDQCLATLAKEYAPLCAVTRILAGPAREDAQRVDALVAAGRDPGALAGVPFGVKDLFDIAGLPTAAGSRVYADAPPAAEDAEAIRRLKAAGAVLVASLNMDEFAYGFATINALHGTTRNPHDPTRLAGGSSGGSAAAVAAGLLPFSLGSDTNGSIRVPASLTGLYGLKPTHGDLPMGGVFPFADSFDDIGPFTASLADMVTIWAILSGRSAQPHDTPIRLARLGGRFAQNIDPDQSAAIDAIAPDAPVVTVPDIARARSAAFLITASEGGRLHRAALARDAMAFDPQVRDRLIAGALLPDGLYDDAQAFRASFRATMLDLIAPYDVLIAPATPCTAPLVDDPRILIDGAMTAARADLGIHTQPISFTGFPSLSVPLYRPGRLPLGLQLIGKPSSEPTLFRLAAMLEQRGITGVTMPGHQHSGDIA; encoded by the coding sequence ATGATGGGAGCCATGGCTATCGCCCAGTCCGTGCGCAGCGGCCGACTGTCCGCCACGCATATGCTCGATCAGTGCCTGGCGACGCTGGCGAAAGAATATGCGCCGCTTTGCGCCGTGACCCGCATCCTGGCCGGACCGGCGCGCGAGGATGCGCAGAGGGTGGATGCGCTGGTCGCCGCCGGACGCGATCCAGGCGCGCTGGCGGGCGTGCCCTTTGGTGTGAAGGATCTGTTCGACATTGCCGGCCTGCCCACCGCCGCCGGATCGCGTGTTTATGCCGACGCGCCCCCGGCGGCCGAAGATGCCGAAGCGATCCGTCGCCTGAAAGCCGCAGGCGCAGTGCTGGTGGCGAGCCTCAACATGGACGAGTTCGCCTATGGCTTTGCGACCATCAACGCGCTGCATGGCACGACGCGCAATCCGCATGACCCGACCCGGCTGGCGGGCGGGTCGTCGGGCGGGTCGGCGGCGGCGGTCGCGGCCGGCCTTCTGCCCTTTTCGCTGGGGTCCGACACCAACGGGTCGATCCGGGTGCCGGCCAGCCTGACCGGCCTTTACGGGTTGAAACCAACGCATGGCGACCTGCCGATGGGTGGCGTCTTTCCCTTCGCCGACAGTTTTGACGATATCGGCCCGTTCACCGCGTCGCTGGCCGACATGGTGACGATCTGGGCAATACTGAGCGGGCGATCCGCCCAGCCGCACGACACGCCGATCCGCCTTGCGCGGCTGGGCGGCCGCTTTGCGCAGAACATCGATCCCGATCAGAGCGCAGCGATAGACGCCATTGCGCCGGATGCGCCGGTCGTAACTGTGCCAGACATCGCCCGCGCGCGGTCGGCCGCCTTCCTGATTACGGCCAGCGAAGGCGGGCGACTGCACCGCGCGGCGCTGGCGCGCGACGCCATGGCTTTCGATCCGCAGGTGCGTGACCGGCTGATCGCCGGGGCCTTGTTGCCCGATGGCCTGTATGACGACGCGCAGGCGTTCCGCGCCAGCTTCCGCGCCACGATGCTGGACCTGATCGCGCCCTATGACGTGCTGATCGCGCCGGCCACGCCCTGCACCGCGCCGCTGGTGGACGATCCCCGCATCCTGATCGACGGGGCGATGACGGCGGCGCGCGCGGACCTGGGCATTCATACCCAGCCGATCAGTTTCACGGGCTTTCCTTCGCTCAGTGTTCCGCTCTATCGTCCGGGGCGGCTGCCATTGGGGCTGCAACTGATCGGCAAGCCAAGTAGCGAGCCGACATTGTTCCGTCTGGCCGCCATGCTGGAGCAACGGGGCATCACCGGCGTCACCATGCCGGGACATCAACATTCGGGGGACATCGCATGA
- a CDS encoding bile acid:sodium symporter, translating to MARPTLAILRIDPFLLWLVATVGVASLLPASGQAAGWVDMLADIAIALLFFLHGAKLSRAAILQGAGNWRLHLLVFASTYMVFPAVGIALTSLMRGWADPVLMSGLLYLTLLPSTVQSSIAFTAMAGGNVAAALCSASLSNLIGILLTPLLVTLTLNVEGHGGSATIHSVQTIALQLLIPFVAGHLLRPYIGGFIDRHKGLLMPVDRGAILLVVYAAFSAAVAGGIWTQVGVGDLMLLLVLSMLILAFVMGVNMGVARLARLPRPDAIVLLFCGSKKSLVSGVPMAGALFPPAQVGLLILPLMIFHQLQLLLCAALAARFARQAATLATIPPLPRSEADIHRAADAIGLPIDAACMPGVVANMALLDRHAGLLLSRDESAAP from the coding sequence ATGGCGCGCCCGACCCTTGCTATCCTGCGAATTGACCCCTTTCTGCTATGGCTGGTCGCGACTGTGGGCGTGGCGTCGCTATTGCCGGCCAGCGGACAGGCCGCCGGCTGGGTCGATATGCTGGCCGACATCGCCATCGCGCTGCTGTTCTTCCTTCATGGCGCAAAACTGTCACGTGCGGCGATACTCCAGGGGGCGGGAAATTGGCGGCTGCATTTGCTGGTCTTTGCTTCGACCTACATGGTGTTTCCTGCTGTCGGCATCGCGCTGACGTCGCTGATGCGGGGCTGGGCTGATCCGGTGCTCATGTCGGGGCTGCTCTATCTGACTCTTTTGCCCTCCACCGTCCAATCATCGATCGCCTTTACCGCGATGGCGGGCGGCAATGTCGCCGCCGCCCTGTGCAGCGCGTCGCTGTCCAACCTGATCGGCATCCTGCTGACGCCGCTCCTCGTCACCTTAACCCTGAATGTGGAGGGACATGGCGGCTCCGCTACGATCCATTCGGTCCAGACTATCGCCCTTCAACTGCTGATCCCCTTCGTCGCGGGCCATCTGCTGCGCCCCTATATCGGCGGCTTCATCGACCGGCATAAGGGACTGTTGATGCCCGTGGATCGCGGCGCGATATTGTTGGTGGTCTATGCCGCTTTCAGCGCCGCCGTCGCGGGCGGCATTTGGACTCAGGTCGGCGTGGGCGACCTAATGCTACTGTTGGTCCTGAGTATGCTCATCCTGGCCTTCGTCATGGGGGTCAATATGGGCGTTGCGCGGCTTGCCCGATTGCCGCGCCCGGACGCGATCGTGCTGCTGTTCTGCGGATCGAAGAAAAGCCTGGTATCCGGCGTACCGATGGCTGGCGCGCTGTTCCCGCCCGCGCAGGTCGGCCTGCTGATTCTGCCGCTCATGATATTTCATCAGCTGCAACTGCTGCTGTGCGCGGCGCTGGCCGCCCGGTTCGCGCGGCAGGCGGCGACTTTGGCGACCATCCCGCCACTGCCCCGAAGCGAAGCGGACATTCATCGGGCGGCAGACGCCATCGGCCTGCCGATCGATGCCGCCTGTATGCCCGGCGTGGTCGCGAACATGGCGCTGCTCGATCGCCATGCCGGACTGTTGCTCAGCCGTGATGAAAGCGCCGCGCCATGA